A single region of the Halorussus sp. MSC15.2 genome encodes:
- a CDS encoding creatininase family protein, whose protein sequence is MYLADQTWPELGDYVAEESLAFVPLGSTEQHGPHLPLSTDHAIAEGLARETADRTGYLCTPTVNVGVSPHHKQFHGTMWVDPPEFRDYVESFSRNLAYHGIDRIVFVNAHGGNQTHLREVGRRLREDEVAYAVEWMWDESITDLVDDLFAVNGPHGGPKETAMMMHLDPENVRTENLEEARDGGASDWPLDDAFVHGARNFYDAIDNTDNGVLGDQTDATPEKGRKLFEAASDQLAQLATWLDERRFEDLMAKPHVEPRPGSRR, encoded by the coding sequence ATGTACCTCGCAGACCAGACGTGGCCGGAGTTGGGCGACTACGTTGCCGAGGAGTCGTTGGCGTTCGTGCCGCTGGGTTCGACCGAACAGCACGGACCGCACCTCCCGCTCTCCACCGACCACGCGATTGCGGAGGGTCTCGCGCGCGAAACGGCCGACCGGACCGGCTACCTCTGCACGCCGACCGTGAACGTCGGCGTCAGCCCCCACCACAAGCAGTTCCACGGAACGATGTGGGTTGACCCGCCGGAGTTCCGCGACTACGTCGAGAGTTTCTCCAGAAACCTCGCGTACCACGGCATCGACCGCATCGTCTTCGTCAACGCCCACGGCGGCAATCAGACCCACCTCCGGGAGGTCGGCCGTCGCCTGCGCGAGGACGAGGTGGCCTACGCCGTGGAGTGGATGTGGGACGAGTCCATCACCGACCTCGTGGACGACCTCTTCGCGGTCAACGGACCCCACGGCGGCCCGAAGGAGACCGCGATGATGATGCACCTCGACCCCGAGAACGTGCGGACGGAGAACCTCGAAGAAGCGCGAGACGGCGGCGCGTCCGACTGGCCGCTCGACGACGCGTTCGTCCACGGCGCGCGCAACTTCTACGACGCCATCGACAACACCGACAACGGCGTCCTCGGCGACCAGACCGACGCCACTCCCGAGAAGGGCCGAAAACTCTTCGAAGCCGCGAGCGACCAGTTGGCACAACTGGCGACGTGGCTCGACGAGCGGCGGTTCGAGGACCTGATGGCGAAGCCCCACGTGGAACCGCGACCCGGCAGTCGGCGGTAG
- a CDS encoding winged helix-turn-helix transcriptional regulator → MTDCLDDDAPPSAKLVVKVLEYNDEALTQQQISDRTRLSPRTVRSSIKRLKEQGVIEERVYIPDARKQLYTLTDSVQECLQAGETGPESAEAV, encoded by the coding sequence ATGACTGATTGTCTCGACGACGACGCCCCGCCGAGCGCGAAACTGGTCGTGAAGGTACTTGAGTACAACGACGAGGCGCTGACCCAGCAACAAATCAGCGACCGGACTCGCCTCTCGCCCCGGACGGTCCGCAGTTCCATCAAGCGCCTCAAGGAGCAGGGCGTCATCGAGGAGCGCGTGTACATCCCCGACGCCCGCAAGCAACTCTACACCCTCACCGACTCGGTGCAGGAGTGTCTGCAGGCAGGAGAGACCGGTCCCGAGAGCGCCGAGGCGGTCTGA
- the thiC gene encoding phosphomethylpyrimidine synthase ThiC, translating into MTQLQRAREGTVTDAMERVAEREQVDPEFVRQQVADGRAVIPANVEHDRLDPMIIGREFATKVNANIGNSETDSGVEEELEKLHAAVHYGADTVMDLSTGGDLDRIRTANVEHSPVPLGTVPIYEAVKRAESVEDITHELLLDVIEKQAQQGVDYQTIHAGILMEHLPLTDGRKTGIVSRGGSILAQWMEENGMQNPLYAKFEDICEIFAEYDVTFSLGDGLRPGCLADAGDDAQYAELETLGELTSIAHDHGVQVMVEGPGHVPMDQISGQVERQQEVCDGAPFYVLGPLVTDVAPGYDHITSAIGATEAARAGAAMLCYVTPKEHLGLPDAEDVRDGLAAYRIAAHAADVANGREGARDWDDALSEARYDFDWRRQFDLALDPERARSYHDQTLPGDNYKEARFCSMCGAEFCSMRIDQDARDADGEMSEIAEETDVDASPAAEVNRPPVGTHEVDGAPLEDVNLDREYPSADD; encoded by the coding sequence ATGACGCAACTCCAGCGTGCCCGCGAAGGAACGGTCACCGATGCGATGGAACGGGTCGCCGAACGCGAACAGGTGGACCCCGAGTTCGTCCGCCAGCAGGTCGCAGACGGACGGGCCGTGATTCCGGCCAACGTCGAGCACGACCGACTCGACCCGATGATTATCGGGCGCGAGTTCGCCACGAAGGTCAACGCCAACATCGGCAACAGCGAGACGGACAGCGGTGTCGAGGAGGAGTTGGAGAAGTTGCACGCCGCGGTCCACTACGGCGCGGACACCGTGATGGACCTCAGTACCGGCGGCGACCTCGACCGGATTCGGACGGCCAACGTCGAACACTCGCCGGTCCCCCTCGGGACCGTACCGATTTACGAGGCGGTCAAGCGCGCCGAGAGCGTCGAGGACATCACTCACGAACTCCTGCTCGATGTCATCGAGAAGCAGGCCCAGCAGGGCGTCGATTACCAGACGATTCACGCCGGCATCCTGATGGAACACCTGCCGCTGACCGACGGCCGCAAGACCGGCATCGTCTCGCGCGGCGGGTCCATCCTCGCCCAGTGGATGGAGGAGAACGGGATGCAGAACCCACTCTACGCCAAGTTCGAGGACATCTGCGAAATCTTCGCGGAGTACGACGTGACGTTCAGTCTCGGGGACGGTCTCCGCCCCGGGTGTCTGGCCGACGCGGGCGACGACGCCCAGTACGCGGAGTTGGAGACGCTCGGCGAACTCACCAGTATCGCGCACGACCACGGCGTGCAGGTGATGGTCGAGGGACCGGGGCACGTCCCGATGGACCAGATTTCGGGGCAGGTCGAGCGCCAGCAGGAGGTCTGCGACGGCGCGCCATTCTACGTCCTCGGTCCCCTCGTGACCGACGTGGCACCGGGCTACGACCACATCACGAGCGCAATCGGCGCGACCGAGGCCGCCCGTGCGGGGGCCGCGATGCTCTGTTACGTCACGCCGAAGGAACACCTCGGACTCCCCGACGCCGAGGACGTGCGCGACGGACTCGCGGCCTACCGCATCGCGGCCCACGCCGCCGACGTGGCGAACGGACGCGAGGGCGCCCGCGACTGGGACGACGCCCTCTCGGAGGCCCGGTACGACTTCGACTGGCGACGCCAGTTCGACCTCGCGCTCGACCCCGAGCGCGCCCGGTCGTACCACGACCAGACGCTCCCCGGCGACAACTACAAAGAAGCCCGCTTCTGTTCGATGTGCGGCGCGGAGTTCTGCTCGATGCGCATCGACCAAGACGCTCGGGACGCAGACGGCGAGATGAGCGAGATAGCCGAGGAGACCGACGTGGATGCCTCCCCCGCGGCGGAAGTCAACCGACCGCCGGTCGGCACTCACGAGGTCGATGGCGCACCGCTCGAAGACGTGAACCTCGACCGCGAGTACCCGTCCGCGGACGACTGA
- a CDS encoding ABC transporter permease: MSRISRRGPTATAFEMGLREYARTPVLLALLVFLPAYFVGVLVFLLPDSPVPVEVAGRGTVTLPSSQLYGILLVPLMCALVGGIAGLFLMLTARDADGRLAVAGYRPAQLLFARVGLLAVAAAVAAAVSLAVLSVEVVPDRLGWFAVASVLAGLTYGLVGALAGLVLSRLAGVYLLLFAPMVDVFFFQNPIVSDPHWLASSLPGHYATAVAVDAGLSASVAFEPLGRAVLYLGAVSVVTAVAYYRTIRLG; this comes from the coding sequence GTGAGCCGAATCAGTCGGCGAGGTCCCACCGCCACGGCGTTCGAGATGGGTCTCCGCGAGTACGCCCGGACGCCGGTGTTGCTCGCGCTGCTGGTCTTCCTCCCGGCGTACTTCGTCGGCGTCCTCGTCTTCCTCCTGCCCGACTCCCCGGTTCCCGTCGAGGTTGCCGGGAGAGGGACCGTCACGCTCCCGTCTTCGCAACTCTACGGAATCCTGCTCGTCCCGCTGATGTGCGCGCTCGTCGGCGGTATCGCGGGACTCTTTCTGATGCTGACCGCCCGCGACGCGGACGGCCGTCTCGCGGTCGCGGGCTACCGACCGGCGCAGTTACTGTTCGCCCGTGTCGGCCTTCTCGCCGTCGCCGCGGCGGTCGCGGCCGCGGTCTCGCTCGCGGTTCTCTCCGTCGAGGTGGTCCCCGACCGACTCGGGTGGTTCGCGGTCGCGTCGGTGCTGGCGGGTCTCACCTACGGACTCGTCGGGGCGCTCGCCGGACTCGTCCTCTCGCGGTTGGCGGGGGTCTACCTCTTGCTGTTCGCCCCGATGGTGGACGTGTTCTTCTTCCAGAATCCGATAGTTTCGGACCCTCACTGGCTCGCGTCGTCGCTCCCCGGCCACTACGCGACGGCGGTCGCCGTGGACGCCGGACTGTCGGCGTCGGTCGCGTTCGAACCGCTCGGCCGGGCGGTACTCTACCTCGGTGCTGTGAGCGTCGTCACCGCCGTCGCGTACTATCGGACGATACGACTGGGGTAG
- a CDS encoding ABC transporter ATP-binding protein — MSNIENRVRDDATDGADLGDELVVRGRNVTKTYDSPLPFTRSVEVLRGADLDVRRGEIVGIVGENGSGKSTLMKILVGALDPDDGDVAVDGTAGWCPQDPLLYDRLTVAETFRLFGTAYGMTDGEIRDARDRLADRLGFEEFLDYRIDQLSGGNRQKVNLSVAILADPDVLFLDEPYTGFDWQTYLAFWELTEELTDRGVAIAVISHFVSERERFDRILELEGGRLTDVTDADLADRPTEDPRDPGSTAGDPESAAREVETDA, encoded by the coding sequence ATGTCGAATATAGAAAATAGAGTTCGGGACGATGCGACTGACGGGGCCGACCTCGGCGACGAACTCGTCGTTCGCGGCCGGAACGTGACGAAGACGTACGACTCACCCCTGCCGTTTACACGCTCGGTCGAAGTCCTCCGCGGCGCGGACCTCGACGTCCGCCGGGGCGAAATCGTCGGCATCGTGGGCGAGAACGGGAGCGGGAAGTCCACGCTGATGAAGATTCTCGTCGGCGCGCTCGACCCCGACGACGGCGACGTCGCCGTGGACGGCACGGCGGGATGGTGCCCGCAGGACCCCCTGCTGTACGACCGCCTCACCGTGGCCGAGACGTTCCGGTTGTTCGGGACCGCTTACGGGATGACCGACGGCGAGATTCGGGACGCCCGGGACCGTCTGGCCGACCGACTGGGCTTCGAGGAGTTCCTCGACTACCGCATCGACCAACTCAGCGGTGGGAACCGACAGAAGGTCAACCTGAGCGTCGCGATACTGGCCGACCCGGACGTGCTGTTTCTGGACGAACCGTACACCGGGTTCGACTGGCAGACCTACCTCGCGTTCTGGGAGTTGACCGAGGAACTGACCGACCGCGGCGTCGCCATCGCGGTCATCTCGCACTTCGTGAGCGAGCGCGAGCGGTTCGACCGCATCCTCGAACTCGAAGGCGGCCGACTGACCGACGTGACCGACGCCGACCTCGCGGACCGCCCGACCGAAGACCCCCGAGACCCCGGTAGTACCGCCGGGGACCCCGAATCGGCCGCCCGGGAGGTCGAGACCGATGCCTGA
- a CDS encoding GbsR/MarR family transcriptional regulator, with translation MTDSDAGSADEPTDEGDPDEAAVRRAREEVIEAMARAAEVYGIKPSYGRLYGLLYFADEPLSLDRLADESDYAKSTVSTAMSAMERYHFAHRRSIPGEGKKAYYEAETDLWHVFQQLLNQEVRSEVRIMTRALDEAAETLRDADSERAERDLRKVRKLQGVYEKADKALTVLTSSSLDRITDLLGRLRSGE, from the coding sequence ATGACCGACTCTGACGCCGGTTCCGCCGACGAACCAACCGACGAAGGCGACCCCGACGAGGCGGCCGTTCGCCGCGCCCGCGAGGAAGTAATCGAGGCGATGGCCCGCGCGGCGGAGGTGTACGGCATCAAGCCGAGTTACGGACGACTCTACGGCCTGCTCTACTTCGCCGACGAACCGCTGTCGCTCGACCGCCTCGCCGACGAGAGCGACTACGCCAAGTCCACGGTCAGCACCGCGATGTCCGCGATGGAGCGCTACCACTTCGCCCACCGGCGGTCGATACCCGGTGAGGGGAAGAAGGCCTACTACGAGGCCGAGACCGACCTCTGGCACGTTTTCCAGCAGTTGCTCAATCAGGAGGTCCGGAGCGAGGTCCGCATCATGACGCGGGCGCTCGACGAAGCGGCCGAGACGCTTCGGGACGCCGACTCCGAGCGCGCCGAGCGCGACCTGCGGAAGGTCCGGAAGTTGCAGGGCGTCTACGAAAAGGCCGACAAGGCTCTCACGGTCCTGACGAGTTCCTCGCTCGACAGAATCACGGACCTGCTCGGCCGCCTTCGGTCCGGGGAGTAG